A genome region from Macrotis lagotis isolate mMagLag1 chromosome 4, bilby.v1.9.chrom.fasta, whole genome shotgun sequence includes the following:
- the LOC141523040 gene encoding olfactory receptor 6B9-like — translation MKDTNGTFSVKEFVLLGFPSLSHLQVLLFLIFCIIYMMTLIENLVIIIIVQVNRQLHTPMYFFLANLSVLEALYTSVTIPKMLDNFLTEKKTISFAGCFTQLFFFLSLASSECFLLAAMAYDRYLAICLPLRYPALMNPTLCLSLALTAWLSGFLASFVSIVLISQLNFCGPNVLNHFFCDISPLLKLSCSNTEVIETLDFVAALAVLMTSLFVTAFSYTCILATVIRIPSGTGRRKAFSTCASHLVVVTVFYTTTIFMYARPRAISTFDFNKLVSIIYSVVTPLINPIIYCLRNKEVWEALAKLIKLSRFSLATHFSSSIRGKFI, via the coding sequence ATGAAAGATACTAATGGGACCTTCTCTGTGAAAGAATTTGTTTTACTGGGTTTTCCAAGCCTCAGTCACCTACAAGTCTTGCTGTTTCTAATATTCTGTATTATCTATATGATGACCCTTATAGAGAATCTGGTCATTATTATAATTGTCCAAGTCAATCGGCAACTCCATACCCCCATGTACTTCTTCCTGGCTAATCTATCAGTACTAGAAGCTCTCTATACTTCAGTTACCATCCCAAAGATGTTGGACAACTTCCTGACTGAGAAGAAGACCATTTCCTTTGCCGGATGCTTCACACagctctttttcttcctctcccttgcCTCTTCTGAGTGCTTCCTCCTGGCAGCCATGGCCTATGACCGGTACTTGGCCATTTGCCTCCCTCTGCGTTACCCAGCACTCATGAACCCGACTCTGTGCCTGAGTCTGGCCCTAACTGCCTGGCTTAGTGGCTTTCTGGCCTCCTTTGTGTCAATTGTGCTCATCTCTCAACTGAACTTCTGTGGCCCCAATGTTCTCAATCATTTCTTCTGTGACATCTCTCCACTGTTGAAGCTCTCATGCTCAAACACAGAAGTTATTGAGACCCTGGACTTTGTGGCAGCTCTGGCTGTACTCATGACTTCCCTATTTGTAACAGCATTCTCCTATACCTGCATCCTGGCTACTGTTATCAGGATCCCATCTGGGACAGGTCGCCGCAAGGCTTTCTCTACTTGTGCTTCCCACTTGGTGGTGGTTACTGTTTTCTACACCACCACTATATTTATGTATGCCCGGCCCCGGGCCATCAGCACCTTTGACTTTAACAAGCTGGTGTCTATAATCTACTCAGTGGTCACACCACTCATCAACCCTATCATATACTGCCTGAGGAACAAGGAAGTGTGGGAGGCTTTGGCCAAACTTATCAAGCTCTCAAGATTCTCTCTGGCTACTCACTTCAGCTCCTCCATAAGAGGAAAATTCATCTGA
- the LOC141523039 gene encoding olfactory receptor 287-like yields MEKKNLSYLEEFILLGFPGTEGLQISLFLLFFVMYVLTVMGNMTIITLVWTNKRLQTPMYFFLCNLSFLEIWFTTACVPKTLASFASHSKSISFISCAIQMYFVFSLGCTEYFLLAVMAYDRYLAICYPLRYSTIMSHTVSAHLALVSWVCGFSVITVPTILITRLSFCASNVINHFFCDIAPWIVLSCTDTRVVEMVSFGIAFCVILGSCIITLVSYIYIISTIVRIPSTQGRYKAFSTCSSHLTVVLIWYGSTIFLHVRTSVESSLDLTKAITVLNTIVTPVLNPFIYTLRNKDVKEAFRKTVSGR; encoded by the coding sequence ATGGAAAAGAAGAACCTATCCTATCTGGAAGAATTTATTCTCCTGGGATTCCCAGGGACAGAGGGTTTGCAGATATCCCTCTTTCTGTTGTTCTTTGTCATGTATGTGCTCACTGTAATGGGCAACATGACCATCATCACTCTGGTATGGACCAATAAGCGCCTCCAGACCcccatgtattttttcctctgtaatcTTTCCTTCCTAGAGATTTGGTTCACCACAGCCTGTGTCCCTAAGACCCTGGCTAGCTTTGCATCTCACAGCAAATCCATCTCCTTCATCAGTTGTGCAATTCAAATGTACTTTGTTTTCTCCCTGGGGTGCACTGAGTATTTTCTCCTGGCTGTGATGGCATACGACCGCTATTTGGCCATTTGCTATCCTCTAAGATACAGCACCATCATGAGCCACACTGTATCAGCCcaccttgccttggtttcctggGTGTGTGGCTTCTCAGTCATCACTGTACCCACTATCCTTATCACTCGTCTTTCCTTTTGTGCCTCCAATGTCATCAACCACTTTTTCTGTGACATTGCCCCATGGATTGTGTTATCCTGCACTGACACGAGGGTGGTAGAAATGGTTTCTTTTGGGATTGCCTTTTGTGTCATCTTGGGCTCTTGTATCATCACCTTGGTCTCCTACATTTATATCATCTCCACCATTGTGAGGATCCCATCGACCCAAGGAAGATACAAGGCCTTTTCCACATGTTCCTCCCATCTCACTGTGGTACTCATCTGGTATGGCTCTACCATTTTCTTGCATGTGAGAACTTCTGTTGAGAGTTCCCTGGACTTGACCAAGGCCATTACAGTCTTGAACACCATTGTAACCCCTGTTCTTAATCCCTTTATATACACTCTTAGGAACAAAGATGTGAAGGAAGCCTTTCGGAAAACAGTCAGTGGGAGGTGA